Proteins encoded in a region of the Macaca mulatta isolate MMU2019108-1 chromosome X, T2T-MMU8v2.0, whole genome shotgun sequence genome:
- the LOC144338562 gene encoding uncharacterized protein LOC144338562 produces the protein MAATAMLVKDSAKLTLGQQLTVITPHALEAIVRQPPDRWITNARLTHYQALLLDTDRVQFGPPVTLNPATLLPVPENQPSPHDCRQVLAETHRTRENLKNQELPDADHTWYTDGSSYLNSG, from the exons ATGGCAGCCACCGCTATGCtggtcaaggactctgctaaGTTAACCCTTGGGCAGCAACTGACTGTTATTACCCCACATGCTCTAGAGGCCATAGTGCGGCAGCCCCCGGACCGGTGGATAACCAACGCACGCCTAACCCACTACCAGGCCCTCCTACTGGACACGGACCGCGTCCAGTTTGGCCCTCCGGTCACCCTAAACCCTGCTACGCTGCTGCCGGTACCGGAAAACCAACCAAGCCCACACGATTGTCGGCAAGTACTGGCTGAAACCCATAGAACACGGGAAAACCTTAAAAACCAAGAACTCCCAGACGCAGATCACACCTGGTACACAGACGGCAGCAGTTACCTTAACTCAG GATAG